GCTCACGCTCAAGAAAAAGCACCCGCACCTGGAGTTTTCCCACATCGTTCGCGTACGGACATTCCTGTGACATGGTTTGATATCTCCGGGTTATAAGCTCGAGCCGATAAACACCCCAAGACAAAAACTACCAACTAAAGCCACACCCACAATCAATGCCGTCCATTTGCTGCGCACTGTTTTTTCAAGATACGGATCAACAAACTGATCAGCTACTGCATTGCCCGCTTCGAATTTATCCAAATGCGCATTGACGTTCGATTTCGCGTCCGTGATGGCGGTTTGCACACGCTGACGCAGGTCGGTGAGGCTGCTGGTATCAATCACTTGCTGAATCTTTCCCAATTCTTTCTCGAGCTGATCTTTAATTTCTTGCATTTTGCGATCCTCTAAAATAAAAAAGCCGCGTTTTAAGCGCGGCTTCGGTTGATAATCCGGTTCAATCTCAGGTCATTCGATTTTCAAAACTTGCAATTCTTTTTTCTTGGCATCGACCCGCCCTATTCCGCTTTTTCCTTCGTTGCCTGCATTGATGCGGATTGTGGTGATCCAGGCGGTTCTGGAGAAATTCTGTTCGACCGATTCGATCAAGTAGGTCCCATCGGCTTCATCCTTAATGCCGGCCAGTTCCAGCCATTTTTCCGCGCCCACGTCGGCCCGCCCGTGCGTCAGTTCGATACGGCCGCTCATCGTGGCGCGGTTGAGTGAGGCCTTGCGGCTTTTTGCGGCGGCCTGCGCTTCATCGGCTGTGGGGTGGATATGCCGGTCGGTGTGCTTCGGAGCGTGCGCGATGCCCGGCGCGGAATCGTTCGACAAGACGATTGTTTGCAATTGCCCGGTGCTGCGGTTGTGATAGCTCGCGCGCACTTCGCTGGACAACGCACGATCCGGAAACGATAGTGAATAGCTGGCGATATCGTCGCGGTGCAACGTTATCGATGGCATTTTCAGCCCACTGCCGCTCTTGCCCTCTCCGCGCGTAACCACGATTAACTTGCCGTCCTTAACCGTGGCTGTTGCACCGTACTGCCTTGCCATGCGGGTGATGAAGTGCATATCGGATTCATTGATCTGATCGGCGCGGGCAATAGCGGGATTCAACGGACAGA
The nucleotide sequence above comes from Gammaproteobacteria bacterium. Encoded proteins:
- a CDS encoding late control protein, whose translation is MKPDFKVIADNQDITDLLRDRLLSLRTTDKPGLESDDCEIVIDDRDGAVAFPKKGATLEISLGYAGEPLKFVGRYKVDEIEISGPPQSMMIRGKPGDLVASLKEQKRRSWESTTLDAITGDIARDNGLQPFCPLNPAIARADQINESDMHFITRMARQYGATATVKDGKLIVVTRGEGKSGSGLKMPSITLHRDDIASYSLSFPDRALSSEVRASYHNRSTGQLQTIVLSNDSAPGIAHAPKHTDRHIHPTADEAQAAAKSRKASLNRATMSGRIELTHGRADVGAEKWLELAGIKDEADGTYLIESVEQNFSRTAWITTIRINAGNEGKSGIGRVDAKKKELQVLKIE